Within the Anoplopoma fimbria isolate UVic2021 breed Golden Eagle Sablefish chromosome 21, Afim_UVic_2022, whole genome shotgun sequence genome, the region CCTTTGGTCCTTTAGCAGTTGTTAAATCAGGGTGCAGAGCTGGCTTGCAAGCAGAAATGTCTAATGAGGGTCAGTATTGCTGGTCGACTTCATGTAAGTGGGCGTTCCGTGGACTTCTATGAGTAAATtggtaatatatatttaaaaaaaatactcttctCTTACATTCtcttattataaataaacttcAAAGTCCAGCAAGGCAGATTTTCTTAAACATCAAATATGCTAGAAGTAAGGCTTTCTCTCTTAAAAACttagatatttaaaatgatgcacTGCTTTCTATATTTTTCCCAAAAAGAGTTATCATTTTCTCTCATCTATAGGCAttcctgtctttcattttcccaggcttaaaaacaaaacaactcttTACTATGCCAATGACACACTGGCCTAATTGTGCGTTCAGTCAAAAGTGTCTTCCAAAGGAAGGAAATTAAAACCCTCTTCCTTTTCCAATTTGCTCTGAAACGCCAACCCCCTGACCCTGCTTGTGTTTGAGAGGGAGAAACTGAAAACAGGCCTTCCCTGGTGGGGAGAAAGACACTCGATCAGCAGTGTGTGGCTCATTCAGCCACAGGGAGCAGCGGCCTCGTCAGCAAAGAGGAACCAGGCCAAACTGCACATGAGACAAAGGGAGAGCTGACGGAGATGCAGTGAATTTAGCTTGAAGTGATGGCCTGATAGAGGAGGACATGGAGTCAACATTAGTAAAGATTCACAAGAGGGGATCTACAATTGTGGAAGAggttcattttaaaagtcatcttgagagagagagagcggtaATGCCACAACGAATAAAGTAAGCTACGATGATAAGTGTCATTGCCATTGGGTAGACAGATATAATTCAAGTTAATCCTTCTTTACCTAAGCTTTAACCACAGGAATGTAAAAGCAAGTATGATCCCAAACCAAACATCTACCCAAGGGCAACCTTTGTCATCGTACATGCTCCGGGCAGAGTGCGAGCATTTGGGCTGCCAGCAGAGGGCCCGGTTTAGCGGGGTCAGGTAGAGTTTATCTGTGGGCTTTGTAATTGGACTTGCTGGCATCGCGTGGCTCTTTGCTGGGGTTGCTCCAGTCGTCCGCCTCGGGGCTGGTCTTGTAATGCCGCCACGCCGACTTGTTGAAGACAGGCAGACGCTCAAAGGACTCACTGGAAAGGGCCTTCAAGTGGAGGGACAAAACACAAGAGCCAATAAGAAATCAGTCATTTATCTGTAAATGAATAATTGGATGTTTGAGATGACGCTAAATATTAGCCTAGAACCAGagatgattagcttagcttagtatAGCATAAATATTGGcagctgtggtgtagtggagagcaaggtagttctccaatctgagggtcggtggttcgatgtgtccttgggcaagacacttaaccccaaattgctcccgaaggcttgccatcggtgtggactggatgtgaatgaatgttagttagagtctgatggtggcaccttgcatggtagcctgtcatcagtgtgtgaatgggtgaatgatatgtaatatactactgactgtaagtcgctttggataaaagcgtctgctaaatgactgtaatgtaatgtaatgtaatgaaacagcTAGCTGAAACTGACACTTGGATAATCGTACGGATTAAATTAAGAGGTAAAACATGTCAGGTTATAAACTTTAGAGGTGAGGGTAGGTTATTTTTGCTAGCTTTCTCGTCTAGCctgcagtctttatgctaagctaagttaatcTTCTTCTAGCTCTAGCGTCATACAGATAAATGAGAGCGGTGAAAATCTCAAAAAACGGGATTACGGTTGATATGCCGAATGTTGGAGATATCAGcagtagagatgtctgccttttcTAGAATATAATAGAATTAGATGGCCctcggcttgtggtgctcaaagtgcACAGAAGGAAGTAGGCATGTACTCATGGACGAGAGGCTTGTGTTTCTGACAGCGCAAGATGTAAACATTAATGGCGTCCCCTCTTGGCTGAGCTGTAATGTTAGCTAGCTCGGTAGTGCTGGGTTAGCTAGCTGTATCGAGTATAGATGCACAGGGTTGGCGGGTGTAGTTcggtagaaagaaaatagttcctacatgaaactgctcacaacaaggtctttGGAATATGTTGAGTAACccggtcatgatttctggaaaaaTACAGTGCTTTTGAGTTTTCCCCAATTTCCCGCTTTAAGCACCCCAAATCGAGTGTCATATAGTCCCATTAACCTGAGacaaggcagacatctctactcACTATATCTCCGACACAATctgaaaaaatatgtattttaaattgtgGATGGAATTTCTCCCTTTAAACTCTGACCTATCGGAGTCATGTCTTTGGGAGAAAGAAGAACATTTGACTAGTATATTTTACCTTCAGATAGATTACAGCATCAGTGCCAACGCCCTCCATGGAGTAGAGTTTCAGGTCCCCCTGGAAGTATCTGGCATAGAGCCTAGAAATTGGCAAACCGTAGCCAAAACCAGCCTGGATGGGGAGGGAGAGTGACAGATTTTAATTTCCCAGACGCCACGCCATGAATAGAAGTGTATGGGCTAAAAAAGGTTTGAAATGGACAACATGATATACACAAATTTgattacagatgtttttgtttgtgtgtgtgtaccagtgGGACAGCTCCTGGCTCCATACTAGGCGTAGGAGCAGTGGAGTACATGTAGTTGAACAAACGGTCAATCTTCCTCAGAggaactcctcctcctctgtcactgATCTGAGGACGGAACATGGGATAGATGGAGCGAGACACCACTAATATTTGTCTaaacctgtgtgtacctgtgacTGATTTACCTTTATGGAAAGATCCTCTTTGCCCAGAGTGACTTTTGCCTTTACTGGTGGTAATCCCTCTTCACTGTTCTCATGAAGCTCCACTGTGGCTCTCATTGAGTTCTGAAAAAACAGCCACAGAGTTAATTCACTCAGCTCAGCACAAGTCCTTATAGAATTATAGTCACATTGCAATTTGATTACGTTAAAAGAGCAGTTAACTAGCTAGTGAGTTTCTGCTCACTGATGCTGCACAGCTCACCTTGAAGAGCTCAAACAGCATGTGAAACAGATGAGAGGGCACATACACCGCCTGGATGGGCTTTTTAGGGGCCTTCACTGGAAGACAAGAATGAAAGCTAGTTATTTTGAAGTTAATGAGATGGTGGACAACGTGACCATTACAGCACTAAATTTGGACTCCAAATTAGCACCCACACGCCATAGttacattgcattgcattgctACAGCTGTGTGACAGATTACAGAGAAAAAACGGTGGAATGCatgaagcataaaaaaaaaaatctcctacTGTTGAACTCCTCAATCTTCAGCTCGGGAGCAGCCAAGTAGTACTTCTCACACAGCATCTTGGCTGTGTCGTAGGCATCTGATAGAGGAGGCAAAAACGACGAGTCAGGGCAGAACAAGCAGAGTACGTTTGCTGTTTACATTTGGATTCCTGTCACAGCTCACTAATAGAGCCGTTGCTCCTCGATGGGTCACTGAGAGTGCAGCAGATCCACGCTGCTGGAATTCGATATGAACTATCATTATGTAAACATGCCGTTTAGTGCAGATAAACTTGCATTGATTTGTGTCACTGCTGAGAGACGCTGGTGTGATAAAACTCTGTTTCCCATAATAAGCACCATGCAAATAATGTCAatggagcaaaaagaaaaacaacccatAGAAATAAAAGTATTCCCACAGACAAGAGTTTAGAGCGCAATGCTCTATAGATGTACATTGTAATTGTGTCACTAACTGATAAACCATCAGTTAGTGACACAATAAACTCACCACTGACGACTTCAGCCACACTGCAGGTGGGATCAATACTGCCTATGTGTTTCGGAAGGGCAGGGTTGGTGTCGTTACCAAACAGAAGAGctgcacagaaacagacaatcagTCACATAAATGAACTAGCCACTAGGATGGATAGTAGTGTGCTGGTGATCCGAGTGATCCAATAGGGTTTTGAGGCTCACTGTGCTGGTTGATGAGCATGCGGAAGGAGATGCGGTTGGTGTAGAAGCGGTCGAGGAAGTACTGGATGTTGCTGCTGATAAAGGGGTCAAAGCCAAACTTCTCCTTGTACTCGATGACTCCCTGAGCCATGGTGGGAACCACGTCGTTGTGACGGTTACGGATCTCAATCAAGAGCTCCAggaaactaaaaatgaaaaggggaaaaataaatacaaattctgAAGGCCCTCATCCATGAGCAACCTCCCATGGTGTTTTGAGATCGTCAATGAGCTTCTTCATTAGTAAATCTCATGCACACATTTATATCATTCAAAAATAATAGGGATACATTTGAAATCAAGAAAAGAAATGGTTTAacagtcatttttcaaaacttttttgtCTGCGAGAAACATGCTCAGTCAGGATGAGTACCAacttaatatataatataatttccaCTGAACCAGACAATTCTAGGAAGAGTCTTCTCTAAACAGACTTATTCAGATTCCTGTTGGTGTTATCAGCCATGTGTGACTGTTCTATCTCACTGACATGgttacagtataaatacacactgtTACCTGTGTGCTAAGGGGATTGGCTGCAGTGGATAAAATACATGAAGTCAGTATGCAACAGCTGGGTGGATGATACAGCTCtacttttatttatgaattattagtAAAGGCAATATTCTCTCACTCATTCAAAGTGGGGCTGTCCTCTGGCTTTCTGTTCTCATAATCCAGCAGCTCCACAAAGCTCTGCATGTACCtaataaatcaaacagaagGTCAGAAggaaactgtacacacacttaTTAAGGATACTTCTACTGTACTATAAACCTTATCGTCCGTCAGCGGTATAAAGCGAATCTCTCGAGGAAGTGTCTCACCATTTCTGCACCAGTCTGACTGAAGGCTGGCTGAGCAGTTTATCAGGGAGCAGGTTGACCTCTCTCATGGTGTTGGCCAGCCGCACCGGCAGCTCCTTACGCAGGAACATGTAGGATGTTTTTTCACATGCATTGTCCctgcctaaaaaaaaataaaaaagattggTATTTGTTAAAGCTACACCATTAAAAATGACTGGATTATCTGCAAAGTCTGGTACAGTTTTCTGTTGTGAAAGTGAACTTTAACTGCCAAGAATCATAATcaagattttgttgtttttcctgttttgcttCCAACAGTCATAGTGGCTCATTACAAAAGTCACCTTTCCTCTTTCAGTAATGAAAACCACCAGACCTTTTTGCTGTGACAAACCCTCCCAAAAAACAAGAAGGAATAACGGCTAAAATACACTGTTATTAACCTTAAAACATTCCTGAGAAGTTTTGTTTTCAACCAGTGACAAAGATTTgtcaaataacaaaatacttCACACAAGAAACTCTGTACCAAAGTGACTGGTGGAGGAGGTTAACATACCAGCAAACACAGATATAATTTTAGTACATGGTTGAGAGTTGTAGTCAGTTTCCATTTTCAACCTTTAATATGATACCTTAAACTCTGCTCCTGTCGCTGGCTGGAACCGACTGACATTTACTGACCACCGACATTAGCTTCAACCATTCTAGGAAATCATAAATCTTGTTTCCCAGTAAAAAAGGGGGAGTAATGGAAAGGTTAGGGGGGATTTATGTTTCAGATCTAAACAGGAAAAACTACATTATAGCGCTATATTGTGAATGTTTTCTAGAAAATGACTATGACTTTGCATTTCAGCCCCGCCACATTCACATTGAAGCATGTGGACCCTTTTAACTCCCAGCAGAGAAAACCACTTGACCCAGTGAACATCTGTTTGGGAATATGATTTCAGGTTCTTCCAGCTGTTGAATAGGGCTCAATGGTAAAGTCTTTGCAAATCATACAATGCAAAGAAAAGCTAACAGCTAGTGTTACAGGAAGCCTGTCGTGCAGATACGGTGTTGATTTGCGAGTGACCTCAAGACTCCGACAGACAAGAGACAGTAAgatttgatgtgtttgtgtcttttgggTGAAAACTAGATGATGTGGCAGAATGAAAGGAAATGTCTCAACATTATTGTTGAAAGGAACGGCTTCCCCCTGACTCAGCAGTATAAGTGGAATgcctctttaataataaaatgtggtAGTGACACAACCAAATACTGACTAAGCCCTGGAATTACACAACCTCTGCTGACTACCCCTGTACGACGTCTCATTCGTTCCCTTCTGAAACACACCGTTTATAGTTTGCCCTACTGCTCCTCTGACCTTAAGAGTTACTGATGACGCGATCCTTGCTGTGTGTCTCAACGCAAAACAATTAACACACGCTTCCTTTACTCGCACATCCAATCCACAGCTGTAAGAAACAAATTGCGTAACAGAGATGACTGTGTTTAATCAGAGATGGATTAAGAAAGCTAAGCCTCGAGTGTGACTACCAACACTGTCATCTCACGTTTCAAGTCTCATGTCGGAGTCTTGCACTTAGAGTTATTGACTCTACATGCAGAGGTTTAAAAACACtctaaagacattttatttcacttacATTTGTGAAATAGTACACTAAAGTGAGTCACGCTGGGAAAATCAGAtcattaaaactgaaatatagctgaaaaaatgagtaaaatgaGTAAACAGGGATGTTCATCCTCCACTGTGAAGGCTACATGCTGTCACAGTTTGTGTGGAAATACCTGCATGTATTAAGCAGTGTGTCACATGTCCACATAGTAAACAAACCTGCAACAGAGAGATGTCATGCAGAGCCACCAGCATGCATAGCAATGCACAGTGCTGTTAGGAGTAGGGAAAGTTAACACCAAAGTCAGATGCCACATGTGATCATACCAACATATTCTGTTTCATGGCAGCTTGTGGAGGACTTCTACTATTAATAACAAGTAGGAGCCTATGTGACTTCAAATGTTCACAAATAGGGAATTATAGAATAAAAGGCCCCTTGATTCATGATCAGCAAGTCACTCCTTTAAGATGACAGACCTGCTGCATTGTTTACTCACCAAAATCCAAAAACTGCTTGATGGACAGCGGGGATGGAGAAAATCTGGAGTAATACTCGATTTTGGGGTTTGCGTTTTTCAGCAGAGACACGAAGATCCTCATTTTGGAAAAgctaaatgatgatgatgatgatgatgatgatgactggATGTAACCTAGAGATTCAGAAAAAACGATGATGATGTTGACAGCCACACGGACAGAGCTCCTCTCTCATCGGCCTGCACATCTGTCCCAGAGTctgcagaggacaggaggacgaGGGATAAATAAATGTCCATAAAGGGACAGATAAGACGCAAACGATGTGAGCTCAGGAGGGCTTCCTGGATCTACATTGTTGTTCATTCAGAGCAGCTCAATACTGTCAAGCTAGACGGAAACGAATCCTCATGTCCGGTTACgcttctttcaaaataaaacaacattctgTCAAaggtataagataagataatataaaataatcctttattagtcccgcagcggggaaatgtacaggtatcagataagataaattaagataagataagataagataagataagataagttaagataagataagaataagataagataagaaaataatcctttattagaaatgtacaggtatcagataagataagataagataagaggatatcagataagataagataagataagataagataagataaagataagataagaaagataaaataatcctttattagtcccgcagcggggaaatgtacaggtatcagataagataagataagataagataagataagataagataagataagataagataagataagataagataagattagatGAGATGAGATGTACAGgtatgagatgagatgagataagataagataagataagataagataagataagataagataagataagataagataaaataatcctttattagtcccgcagtggggaaatgtacaggtatcagataagataaaataagataagataagataaaataatcggggaaatttacaggattacagcagcatagaggtgcaaacaagagacatagtaaaaaaaaaaaacaagatcaaaataagtattataaataagcaaatgaggaataagaaaaacagtaaagaatccacagtaactattatatatactatatgaaaatattatgtaaacagacagaaactattataactattgtattgaaGGAATTGGCTGGTATTGGGGTAACTGACAAGAAcgattaaataaaaagaaattggaAGCACCGTTTAAAGCTTGTTCCTAATGGCTGCATGAAAGAGAACTAAGAAtgtatatgtaaattaaaatccCTTTATAAGAAGAATTGGTTGGGTTGCCATgtgttttcctcttcctgtcttttgATATGCTTTTTAtgctccttttttcccccccaaaaagttGAATATACAACTTATTACGGCAGTTTATTCTTGCtagaaaatagtaaaataataaccaatatgttacaaaataaaacaaaatacagttgGGTTGTGttaatatcatatttattgcaataatattgttatttgtaAGTAGTGATAGTAAGTGACGTCATTTCTTGATATAGAGGGTAAAAAGATGGAGCAACAGGGGCCAGACAAATGTGCAAAGAGGTCTTTGATATAGCACATcaatataaaatacactttgttttttacctCTTAAATCCATCACGAAAAGACAGCTCAAATGGATCATATGAACTCTGACCCCGAGACTCTTTAATTTACTAATTTATAAACATTTACAACTGCACACTTCAGGGATTATTATAAGAACCCTTTATAAATGACTTGCAAAAGCTTATAGTTCAAGTTTAATAACTTTTGCCAATGGCTTATTGCGAGAAAACCAATCTGGTTGTCCAATCTGCCGACTAGTCACCAGATTTTCTGTACAGCtgggaaaacattttattctgaaggacCAATGTTAAGACTTCCGCCCTATTTGGCCCGTCTTGACGTGTTGGACAGCACGTACATTCGAAAGTCTCGACACAACTGCGCATGCGCCAGGCTTGTTGATGCACTACGGTGATTGGCTGAAAGCCGGGAAGtgaggaaacagcagcaaccTGATTGGACGAGGGCGTGTCGGTCAAAATCGCTGTTATCTTGACTGTATGCACCCATTTACACATGCAGCATTAGAGATGTGATGTGTGGTGTACTTATGCCCTGCAAAATGTCTCAATGGATATATATACTGCCATCTAGCGGCACTGGATTAAATATATTCAACATAACGGGCCATCTTAAAAACTCCAGACCTGACAGTCATGcatgtgcatttcattttaggATATTTAAAAGGCTTACAGTTCATCATTAATGCAATAATGATTCGCAAAAAGACAGTGGATATAAATAAGTGGTTCCACTTTATAGTTGAGGCCCCATTATTTCTTGTGATTTCCAAGAATTTAACTGACATATAACTTTGAATTTCACAGAAAAAGTAATTGGGTACTTCAGTTGGTAATTAATATCTGGAGATGATAATTCTGAAAAGGctatatatttcaaatgtgtcaaaacatacaattcaacatacatgaaaatataatttctaTTAATAAACCGAGCAGCTTCTTTAAAGAATAATAACTGAATACCAACCTCaagtattaaaaaataataatacatacatacatacatatatctatactatatatctatatctatatctatatatctatatatatatatatatatatatatatatatatatataaatataaataaatgtataaggTGTGTGAATGGTGTGACTGTTCAACGAAAGAAACATTTTGGTATATCTCataatttcatttattcatattgaCTTATAAAATCTTTGAACCATTACATGCAGAAAATAGAatttacacacgcacacaaacacacagttctCATGCAGACACGGACATTGTAACCATCTTGGTGTTCTCGTTGACTTCGTATTCCTCTTCGGGTAAAGGATCATACTGTCGGCGGTACAGCAGGCGTGTTATCAGCGTGATGATGAACATCTCCAGGATCAAAAGCTGCTGACTCATCACTGcggagacagagaggtgaaCAATGcataagaaaacaaaaggtcATCTGCGAGTAAAAGGGAACTTCTAAGGAGTCATTCCTGGATTCCCGTATTCCTAGATTGACCAATTATTACTAGTTTAGATAAACACATGGATGATTGGATTGGTTGTATGGATGGATGTTGACTCACTGTATCCTCTGGCTACTGCGGAGAAGGGCGGAGCGCAGGCGATGGTTCCTTTCATAGCCAAGATGTTGATGATAGCGGTTTGCAGCTGGCTCAGGATCAGCACAA harbors:
- the pdk3a gene encoding pyruvate dehydrogenase (acetyl-transferring) kinase isozyme 3, mitochondrial, which gives rise to MRIFVSLLKNANPKIEYYSRFSPSPLSIKQFLDFGRDNACEKTSYMFLRKELPVRLANTMREVNLLPDKLLSQPSVRLVQKWYMQSFVELLDYENRKPEDSPTLNDFLELLIEIRNRHNDVVPTMAQGVIEYKEKFGFDPFISSNIQYFLDRFYTNRISFRMLINQHTLLFGNDTNPALPKHIGSIDPTCSVAEVVSDAYDTAKMLCEKYYLAAPELKIEEFNMKAPKKPIQAVYVPSHLFHMLFELFKNSMRATVELHENSEEGLPPVKAKVTLGKEDLSIKISDRGGGVPLRKIDRLFNYMYSTAPTPSMEPGAVPLAGFGYGLPISRLYARYFQGDLKLYSMEGVGTDAVIYLKALSSESFERLPVFNKSAWRHYKTSPEADDWSNPSKEPRDATPSDVKRKECR